The following proteins come from a genomic window of Blastococcus sp. HT6-30:
- the flhA gene encoding flagellar biosynthesis protein FlhA: MKGLGKAAVPIGVVAIVLMLVVPLPAEMMDLLIGVNLAVSLLVLLVAMQIRKPLDFAVFPSLLLVATLFRLSLNVSSTRLVLTDGYAGKVIEAFGHIVIGGSLIVGLVIFLILTIVQFVVITNGAGRVAEVGARFTLDAMPGKQMAIDADLNAGLINEAQARKRRHEVTAEADFYGSMDGASKFVKGDAIAGIVVTLVNLIGGFAIGLMQRGLAPAEAVSTYSLLTVGDGLVSMIPALLMSTATGIIVTRSATEGDMGSDLIAQLGRFKQPVRIAGGAALALCLIPGLPKLPFLLVGGFFLFLSTRMTDEPEVDEEAEAAAAAAELEPAPDSPEAIAEKMRVDPLELEVAFDLVDLVDTARGGDLLDRVKALRRKVAMETGLVIPLVRTRDNLDLPSSQYVIWLNGVPVAKGSSPAGTVLAIGDALDGLPGKPTREPVFGLAAKWVPAELQRAAEMAGATVVDRSSVITTHLAEVVRQNAAELLGREDVRLLVEMVRRSHPVVVEELTPTLLTLGEVQRVLHALLAEGVSIRDLVRIFEALSVRAKHSTESDGLVEAARSALGSAISQPYVTPDERLHVLTLEPGFEQRLLESVRQTEMGAVLALDAGAVDALVHGCSGLLEDAERQGLSPVLVCSPQVRAALARLMRQILPRLPVISYAEVSRTAQIESLGVVSGAVAIR; this comes from the coding sequence GTGAAGGGCCTGGGCAAGGCCGCCGTCCCGATCGGCGTCGTCGCCATCGTCCTCATGCTGGTGGTGCCGCTGCCGGCCGAGATGATGGACCTGCTGATCGGCGTCAACCTCGCCGTCTCGCTGCTGGTCCTGCTGGTCGCCATGCAGATCCGGAAGCCGCTCGACTTCGCCGTCTTCCCGTCGCTGCTGCTGGTGGCGACGCTGTTCCGGCTGTCGCTGAACGTCTCCTCGACCCGCCTCGTGCTCACCGACGGCTACGCCGGCAAGGTGATCGAGGCCTTCGGGCACATCGTCATCGGCGGCTCGCTCATCGTCGGGCTCGTGATCTTCCTGATCCTGACCATCGTGCAGTTCGTGGTCATCACCAACGGCGCCGGCCGCGTCGCCGAGGTCGGCGCCCGCTTCACCCTCGACGCCATGCCCGGCAAGCAGATGGCCATCGACGCCGACCTCAACGCCGGCCTGATCAACGAGGCCCAGGCCCGCAAGCGCCGGCACGAGGTCACCGCCGAGGCCGACTTCTACGGCTCGATGGACGGCGCATCGAAGTTCGTCAAGGGCGACGCCATCGCCGGCATCGTCGTGACGCTGGTGAACCTCATCGGCGGGTTCGCGATCGGACTGATGCAGCGCGGCCTGGCCCCGGCCGAGGCCGTCAGCACGTACTCGCTGCTGACCGTCGGCGACGGCCTGGTGTCGATGATCCCGGCGCTGCTGATGTCCACCGCGACCGGCATCATCGTGACCCGGTCGGCGACCGAGGGTGACATGGGCAGCGACCTGATCGCCCAGCTCGGCCGGTTCAAGCAGCCGGTGCGCATCGCCGGCGGCGCCGCCCTGGCGCTCTGCCTGATCCCCGGCCTGCCCAAGCTGCCCTTCCTGCTCGTCGGCGGGTTCTTCCTGTTCCTCTCCACCCGGATGACCGACGAGCCGGAGGTCGACGAGGAGGCCGAGGCCGCAGCCGCGGCGGCCGAGCTGGAGCCGGCACCCGACTCCCCCGAGGCGATCGCCGAGAAGATGCGCGTCGACCCGTTGGAGCTCGAGGTCGCATTCGACCTCGTCGACCTGGTCGACACCGCCCGCGGCGGCGACCTGCTCGACCGGGTCAAGGCGCTGCGCCGGAAGGTCGCCATGGAGACCGGTCTGGTCATCCCGCTGGTGCGCACCCGCGACAACCTGGACCTGCCCTCGTCGCAGTACGTCATCTGGCTCAACGGCGTCCCCGTGGCCAAGGGCAGCTCCCCCGCGGGCACCGTCCTCGCCATCGGTGATGCCCTGGACGGCCTGCCCGGCAAGCCCACCCGCGAGCCCGTCTTCGGCCTGGCCGCCAAGTGGGTCCCCGCCGAGCTCCAGCGCGCCGCCGAGATGGCCGGGGCGACCGTCGTCGACCGCTCCTCGGTCATCACCACGCACCTGGCAGAGGTCGTCCGCCAGAACGCCGCCGAGCTCCTCGGCCGGGAGGACGTCCGCCTGCTCGTGGAGATGGTGCGCCGCTCGCACCCCGTCGTCGTCGAGGAGCTGACCCCCACGCTGCTCACCCTGGGAGAGGTGCAACGCGTGTTGCACGCGTTGCTCGCCGAGGGTGTGTCGATCCGGGACCTGGTGCGCATCTTCGAGGCACTCTCTGTGCGTGCCAAGCACTCGACCGAATCGGACGGCCTCGTCGAGGCGGCGCGGTCGGCGCTCGGGTCGGCGATCAGCCAGCCCTACGTCACGCCCGACGAGCGGCTGCACGTCCTCACGCTGGAGCCGGGCTTCGAGCAGCGGCTGCTCGAGTCGGTCCGGCAGACCGAGATGGGCGCCGTCCTGGCCCTCGATGCCGGCGCGGTGGACGCCCTGGTCCACGGCTGCAGCGGCCTGCTCGAGGACGCCGAGCGGCAGGGTCTGTCCCCGGTCCTCGTCTGCTCGCCCCAGGTCCGCGCGGCCCTCGCGCGGCTGATGCGCCAGATCCTGCCCCGGCTGCCGGTCATCTCCTACGCGGAGGTGTCCCGGACGGCCCAGATCGAGTCGCTGGGAGTGGTGAGCGGTGCCGTTGCGATCCGTTGA
- the fliQ gene encoding flagellar biosynthesis protein FliQ gives MSDADVTEIAAQTMMVAAKVAAPILLTALLVGFLISLFQAATQIQEATLSFVPKMIAVSIALLVTGNWVLAELVSFTHALFDQLPALLDRT, from the coding sequence GTGAGTGACGCCGATGTCACGGAGATCGCCGCGCAGACCATGATGGTCGCCGCGAAGGTCGCCGCGCCCATCCTGCTGACCGCGCTGCTCGTCGGCTTCCTGATCTCGCTGTTCCAGGCGGCGACGCAGATCCAGGAGGCCACGCTCTCCTTCGTCCCGAAGATGATCGCCGTCTCCATCGCCCTGCTGGTGACCGGGAACTGGGTGCTCGCCGAGCTGGTCAGCTTCACCCACGCCCTGTTCGACCAGCTGCCGGCGCTGCTCGACCGGACGTAG
- the fliR gene encoding flagellar biosynthetic protein FliR, producing MDLSVPAVTLAALLLGTARAAGFVLLAPPFNSRVIPGAVKGALALALSVLLSAQIAPTLPTPTAGFLLVTALTEVVIGAALGFVVQVLFTAVQMAGDILDVTGGFSLQPGYDPMAMTQNSSLGKLHYLLASTLLFTSGGHLLMVKGFATSYEGLPVGGEVPTDQIAAVLITAFSMMFLAALQIAGPMVAVLLLADVALALLSRAAPALNVFALGFPVKIMLTLAMLGLTFPLLPPALDALLEHGTRAMISLRGG from the coding sequence GTGGACCTCTCGGTCCCGGCGGTCACCCTCGCGGCCCTGCTCCTCGGCACGGCGCGCGCCGCCGGCTTCGTGCTGCTCGCCCCGCCGTTCAACTCCCGGGTCATCCCCGGGGCGGTCAAGGGCGCCCTGGCCCTCGCGCTGTCGGTGCTGCTGTCGGCCCAGATCGCCCCGACCCTGCCGACGCCGACGGCCGGCTTCCTCCTGGTCACCGCCCTCACCGAGGTGGTCATCGGCGCGGCGCTGGGCTTCGTCGTCCAGGTGCTGTTCACCGCCGTCCAGATGGCCGGCGACATCCTCGACGTCACCGGCGGCTTCTCGCTGCAGCCGGGCTACGACCCGATGGCGATGACGCAGAACAGCTCCCTGGGCAAGCTGCACTACCTGCTGGCCAGCACCCTGCTGTTCACCAGCGGCGGGCACCTGCTCATGGTCAAGGGGTTCGCCACCTCCTACGAGGGGCTGCCGGTCGGCGGTGAGGTGCCCACCGACCAGATCGCGGCGGTCCTCATCACGGCCTTCTCCATGATGTTCCTGGCCGCGCTGCAGATCGCCGGGCCCATGGTCGCGGTCCTGCTGCTCGCCGACGTCGCGCTGGCCCTGCTCAGCCGGGCCGCGCCGGCGCTCAACGTCTTCGCCCTCGGCTTCCCGGTGAAGATCATGCTGACCCTGGCGATGCTGGGGCTCACCTTCCCCCTGCTCCCCCCGGCCCTGGACGCCCTGCTCGAGCACGGCACCCGCGCCATGATCTCCCTGCGCGGCGGCTGA
- a CDS encoding flagellar biosynthetic protein FliO, translating to MIIRLFLSLALIGGVLWFAARLAKKKGLGQGNGLIEVVARQRMGRTSSVNVVRIADVVLVIGATEEQVTLLAEVDGDAVEAALGERRAPARLRAADGPADADDAPATPVPAARSSAEGVLAGSVLDRQGWGTLVAELRERTVRRS from the coding sequence ATGATCATCCGGCTGTTCCTGTCGCTGGCCCTGATCGGCGGCGTGCTGTGGTTCGCCGCCCGGCTGGCCAAGAAGAAGGGGCTCGGCCAGGGCAACGGCCTCATCGAGGTCGTGGCCCGGCAGCGCATGGGCCGCACCAGCTCGGTGAACGTGGTGCGCATCGCCGACGTCGTCCTGGTCATCGGCGCCACCGAGGAGCAGGTCACGCTGCTCGCCGAGGTCGACGGCGACGCCGTGGAGGCCGCGCTCGGCGAGCGGCGCGCACCCGCCCGGCTGCGCGCCGCCGACGGGCCGGCCGACGCCGACGACGCACCGGCGACCCCGGTGCCCGCCGCCCGCTCCTCCGCCGAGGGCGTCCTGGCCGGGTCGGTGCTGGACCGCCAGGGCTGGGGCACGCTGGTCGCCGAGCTGCGGGAGCGGACGGTCCGCCGGTCATGA
- a CDS encoding EscU/YscU/HrcU family type III secretion system export apparatus switch protein, with amino-acid sequence MAKDGPGGEKTEKPTPQRLRKARKDGQIPRTQELGTWLGVAAASFLLPMLVGNAFDAAQQLFVHVGTVVDDPQPAAVTALLGKALIAFLTTLLPTAIALMLVGVASSAAQGGVHVTTKPMQPKLKKFNPFPGLKRMFGTQGLWEAAKALIKTAALGTVVVITSDRAQALVSSAGALPLSAVAATFTDSAVLMFRVVAVTGLVIAVADYVVVRTKTRKQLKMSKYEIQQEHKQAEGDPHMKAHRRGVQMAMSRNRMMSEVAEADVLLVNPTHVAVALKYDAAKGAPRVVAKGAGAVAAKLREKAAEARVPMVQDIPLARALHASCDLGQEVPPQLFTAVARVLAFVMHLGARGVRGGFHRPGFEAPDTTDLPKAGRRRPTAAAA; translated from the coding sequence ATGGCCAAGGACGGACCGGGTGGTGAGAAGACGGAGAAGCCCACTCCCCAGCGCCTGAGGAAGGCGCGCAAGGACGGGCAGATCCCGCGCACCCAGGAGCTGGGCACCTGGCTGGGCGTGGCGGCCGCCAGCTTCCTGCTGCCGATGCTCGTGGGCAACGCCTTCGACGCCGCGCAGCAGCTGTTCGTGCACGTGGGCACGGTGGTCGACGACCCCCAGCCCGCCGCCGTCACCGCCCTGCTGGGCAAGGCCCTGATCGCCTTCCTGACGACGCTGCTCCCCACGGCCATCGCGCTGATGCTCGTGGGGGTGGCCTCGTCAGCGGCCCAGGGCGGCGTGCACGTGACGACCAAACCCATGCAGCCCAAGCTGAAGAAGTTCAACCCGTTCCCGGGCCTCAAGCGCATGTTCGGCACCCAGGGCCTCTGGGAGGCGGCGAAGGCGCTGATCAAGACCGCCGCGCTGGGCACGGTCGTGGTCATCACCAGCGACCGGGCGCAGGCGCTGGTGTCCTCCGCCGGCGCGCTGCCGCTCTCGGCCGTCGCGGCCACCTTCACCGACTCGGCCGTGCTGATGTTCCGCGTCGTCGCGGTCACCGGCCTGGTCATCGCCGTCGCCGACTACGTCGTCGTGCGGACGAAGACGAGGAAGCAGCTCAAGATGAGCAAGTACGAGATCCAGCAGGAGCACAAGCAGGCCGAGGGCGACCCGCACATGAAGGCGCACCGCCGCGGGGTGCAGATGGCGATGTCGCGCAACCGGATGATGAGCGAGGTCGCCGAAGCCGACGTCCTGCTGGTCAACCCGACGCACGTCGCCGTCGCCCTGAAGTACGACGCCGCCAAGGGTGCGCCGCGCGTGGTCGCCAAGGGCGCCGGGGCGGTCGCGGCGAAGCTGCGCGAGAAGGCGGCCGAGGCCCGCGTCCCGATGGTCCAGGACATCCCCCTGGCCCGGGCGCTGCACGCCTCCTGCGACCTCGGCCAGGAGGTGCCTCCGCAGCTGTTCACCGCGGTCGCCCGCGTGCTGGCCTTCGTCATGCACCTCGGTGCGCGCGGGGTCCGCGGCGGGTTCCACCGCCCCGGCTTCGAGGCACCCGACACGACCGACCTGCCGAAGGCCGGCCGGCGCCGCCCCACCGCCGCCGCCGCCTGA
- the fliN gene encoding flagellar motor switch protein FliN, translating into MTALRTDSQDSQTVTSVVAAAARAAAALVPSTSVLTAGAPVSDPDTVPLPPAAAIAVTAGLSGEVSGDVVLVISGEVVDALQHSPVGQMDVASALRPALEAAAATLGRVRVASERTEEPVAALDGLRDKGMFVAVPLLADGEHQATLALQVTLPATRDQRGSIELLRHVAMEVTVEIGRTRMTVQELLSLHPGEVVELDRAASAPADLLVNGTLIARGEVVVVDEDFGLRISEIVTDAAELGAQAS; encoded by the coding sequence ATGACCGCGCTCCGCACCGACTCGCAGGACTCCCAGACCGTCACGTCGGTCGTCGCCGCGGCCGCCCGCGCGGCCGCAGCCCTGGTCCCCTCGACCTCCGTGCTCACCGCCGGCGCCCCGGTCAGCGACCCGGACACCGTGCCCCTCCCCCCGGCCGCGGCGATCGCGGTGACCGCGGGCCTGTCCGGCGAGGTGTCCGGCGACGTCGTCCTGGTGATCTCCGGTGAGGTCGTCGACGCCCTGCAGCACTCCCCCGTCGGGCAGATGGACGTCGCCTCCGCGCTGCGCCCCGCCCTGGAGGCGGCCGCGGCGACCCTCGGCCGGGTGCGGGTCGCCTCCGAGCGGACCGAGGAGCCGGTGGCCGCGCTCGACGGGCTGCGCGACAAGGGCATGTTCGTCGCCGTCCCGCTCCTGGCCGACGGCGAGCACCAGGCGACCCTGGCCCTCCAGGTCACCCTTCCGGCCACCCGTGACCAACGCGGCAGCATCGAGCTGCTCCGGCACGTGGCCATGGAGGTCACCGTCGAGATCGGGCGGACCCGGATGACCGTGCAGGAGCTGCTCTCGCTGCACCCCGGCGAGGTCGTGGAGCTCGACCGCGCCGCCAGCGCCCCCGCCGACCTGCTGGTCAACGGCACACTGATCGCCCGCGGCGAGGTGGTCGTCGTCGACGAGGACTTCGGGCTGCGGATCAGCGAGATCGTCACCGACGCCGCAGAGCTGGGAGCCCAGGCCTCGTGA
- the fliP gene encoding flagellar type III secretion system pore protein FliP (The bacterial flagellar biogenesis protein FliP forms a type III secretion system (T3SS)-type pore required for flagellar assembly.) — protein MTALVRPLPRPATGRATRHRAAVVLLALLVVAVAAVLLAGPASAAPTAPTDPTAPVAPVVDGTVDISIGDGSPSSSITLILAITVLSVAPSVLLLATSFTKIIVVLGLTRNALGMATSPPNQVLTGIALFLTLFVMGPVFSDINALAVQPYMDGAMSVSQAYDAGVVPLREFLLDNTREDELKLMIGLSGEEAPADATQVSMTTLIPAFVLSELKSAFIIGLVIFIPFLVLDMLVSAALMALGMMMVPPTIVSLPFKLLLFVVVDGWALITTALVGSYGGVG, from the coding sequence ATGACGGCCCTCGTGCGCCCGCTGCCGCGACCGGCCACCGGCCGCGCGACCCGGCATCGTGCCGCCGTCGTGCTGCTGGCGCTGCTGGTCGTCGCCGTGGCGGCGGTCCTGCTCGCCGGCCCGGCGTCGGCCGCACCGACGGCGCCCACCGACCCCACCGCGCCCGTCGCCCCGGTGGTCGACGGGACCGTGGACATCTCCATCGGCGACGGCTCGCCGAGCAGCTCCATCACCCTGATCCTGGCGATCACCGTGCTGTCGGTCGCGCCCTCGGTGCTGCTGCTGGCCACGTCGTTCACCAAGATCATCGTGGTCCTGGGGCTCACCCGGAATGCGCTCGGCATGGCGACCTCGCCGCCGAACCAGGTGCTCACCGGCATCGCCCTGTTCCTCACGCTGTTCGTGATGGGCCCGGTGTTCTCCGACATCAACGCACTCGCCGTCCAGCCGTACATGGACGGCGCGATGTCGGTGTCGCAGGCCTACGACGCGGGCGTCGTGCCCCTGCGCGAGTTCCTGCTGGACAACACCCGCGAGGACGAGCTGAAGCTGATGATCGGGCTGTCGGGCGAGGAGGCCCCGGCCGATGCGACGCAGGTCAGCATGACGACGCTGATCCCGGCGTTCGTGCTCTCGGAGCTGAAGAGCGCGTTCATCATCGGGCTGGTCATCTTCATCCCGTTCCTGGTCCTCGACATGCTCGTCAGCGCCGCGCTCATGGCGCTCGGCATGATGATGGTCCCGCCGACCATCGTGTCGCTGCCCTTCAAGCTGCTGCTCTTCGTCGTCGTCGACGGCTGGGCGCTGATCACCACCGCGCTGGTGGGTTCCTACGGGGGGGTGGGGTAG